The following coding sequences are from one Halorubrum sp. BOL3-1 window:
- a CDS encoding ATPase domain-containing protein gives MPHDNLLSIGLGERDRLNKELGGGIPRGSIVLMEGDYGAGKSAISQRFAYGLIEEGASVTMMSTELTVRGFIDQMHSLEYDMVKPLLQEELLFLHADFDSGGAFSDGDGERKELLKRLMNAEAMWNSDVVFLDTFDAIFRNDPTFESLVRKNEERQAALEIISFFREIISQGKVVVLTVDPSAVDDDAIGPFRSIADVFIQLEMVEVGNDIRRQINVKRFAGMGEQVGDTIGFSVRSGTGIVIESRSVA, from the coding sequence ATGCCACACGACAACCTACTCTCGATCGGACTCGGCGAGCGCGACCGACTGAACAAAGAGCTCGGCGGCGGCATCCCGCGGGGGAGCATCGTCCTCATGGAGGGCGACTACGGCGCCGGTAAAAGCGCCATCTCTCAGCGGTTCGCCTACGGGCTCATCGAGGAGGGTGCGTCCGTGACGATGATGTCCACGGAGCTGACCGTCCGCGGATTCATCGACCAGATGCACTCGCTGGAGTACGACATGGTGAAGCCGCTCCTCCAGGAGGAGCTGCTCTTCCTCCACGCCGACTTCGACTCCGGCGGCGCGTTCTCCGACGGCGACGGTGAGCGCAAGGAGCTGCTCAAGCGGCTGATGAACGCCGAGGCGATGTGGAACTCCGACGTCGTCTTCCTCGACACGTTCGACGCCATCTTTCGGAACGACCCCACGTTCGAGTCGCTGGTCCGGAAGAACGAGGAGCGACAGGCCGCTCTGGAGATCATCTCGTTCTTCCGCGAGATCATCTCTCAGGGGAAGGTGGTGGTGCTCACCGTCGACCCCTCGGCGGTCGACGACGACGCGATCGGTCCGTTCCGCTCCATCGCCGACGTGTTCATCCAACTGGAGATGGTCGAGGTCGGCAACGACATCCGCCGACAGATCAACGTCAAGCGGTTCGCGGGCATGGGGGAACAGGTCGGCGACACCATAGGGTTCTCGGTTCGGTCCGGAACCGGTATCGTGATAGAGAGCCGCAGCGTCGCCTGA
- a CDS encoding flagellin, whose product MGVSVSASTAIIVAGLFFAFTTFYPVAANGLDRVSDARHGVDERALERQNTDFAVTNATYDTGTDTLTVNATNEGSVGLVADDATLVVGNEYVDVGGPNATTTVDGDGDTALWLGDETLTVRVNQTATATEIGDGTRVVLVVESGVRDAATVTEVSG is encoded by the coding sequence ATGGGCGTTAGCGTCTCCGCGTCCACGGCCATCATCGTCGCGGGGCTGTTCTTCGCGTTCACGACGTTTTATCCCGTGGCGGCCAATGGGCTCGACCGGGTCTCCGACGCCCGACACGGCGTCGACGAGCGCGCGCTCGAACGGCAGAACACCGACTTCGCGGTGACGAACGCGACCTACGACACGGGTACGGACACCCTCACCGTCAACGCCACGAACGAGGGGTCGGTCGGTCTCGTCGCGGACGACGCGACGCTGGTCGTCGGCAACGAGTACGTCGACGTCGGCGGCCCGAACGCGACGACGACCGTCGACGGCGACGGCGACACCGCGCTCTGGCTGGGCGACGAGACGCTCACGGTGCGGGTCAACCAGACCGCCACGGCGACGGAGATCGGGGACGGCACCCGGGTCGTCCTCGTCGTCGAGTCCGGCGTCCGCGACGCCGCGACCGTCACGGAGGTGAGCGGGTAG
- a CDS encoding flagellar protein G → MASVPVSHLILFIASLVIAAGVVGTITTGVDRVSAAVEDAGLDATETLRTDVTIISDPSAGVYNASGDENVTLLVKNTGTYRLAPDGSDLDVVLDGSYVRPNATSGELVSAEGGNAWSRGDVLRLTIDVNEIDGSGGLADGDHRVYFTVNGDEELFQFRAKEN, encoded by the coding sequence ATGGCGAGCGTCCCCGTCTCGCACCTGATCCTGTTCATCGCGAGCCTCGTCATCGCCGCGGGCGTCGTGGGGACGATCACCACCGGCGTCGACCGCGTGAGCGCCGCCGTCGAGGACGCCGGTCTCGACGCGACCGAGACGCTTCGGACCGACGTGACGATCATCTCGGACCCCAGCGCGGGGGTGTACAACGCGAGCGGCGACGAGAACGTGACACTGCTGGTCAAAAACACCGGCACCTACCGGCTCGCGCCCGACGGCTCGGACCTCGATGTCGTCCTCGACGGGTCGTACGTCCGGCCAAACGCGACCTCCGGAGAGCTGGTCTCCGCAGAGGGCGGCAACGCTTGGAGCCGCGGCGACGTGCTCCGGCTCACGATCGACGTGAACGAGATCGACGGGTCGGGCGGCCTCGCCGACGGCGACCACCGGGTGTACTTCACCGTAAACGGCGACGAGGAGCTGTTCCAGTTCCGCGCGAAGGAGAACTGA
- the htpX gene encoding zinc metalloprotease HtpX — protein sequence MDWKTDWGLRGRMAFTMFLLFALYVVFVGALTVYFGDFLFPLIMLGGFSVAQYFFSDKLALKSMGAREVDPDEYPDLHRRIERLSQQADLPKPAVAVANTQVPNAFATGRNKKNATVAVTTGLLESLDEDELDGVLAHELAHVKNRDVMVMTIASFLSTIAFFIVRWGWLLGGDNRQGAPVIVAILVSLVVWVISFLLIRALSRYREYSADRGAALITGQPGALASALMTIDGRMDRVPDEDLREEAEMNAFFIIPIKAGFVGKIASTHPSTDNRIERLREMETELETA from the coding sequence ATGGACTGGAAGACAGACTGGGGGTTGCGTGGGCGGATGGCGTTCACGATGTTCCTCCTGTTCGCCCTCTACGTCGTATTCGTCGGAGCCCTGACGGTGTACTTCGGCGACTTCCTCTTCCCGCTGATCATGCTCGGCGGGTTCTCGGTCGCACAGTACTTCTTCAGCGACAAGCTCGCGCTCAAGAGCATGGGTGCCCGCGAGGTCGACCCCGACGAGTACCCCGACCTCCACCGGCGGATCGAGCGGCTGAGCCAGCAGGCCGACCTGCCGAAGCCGGCGGTCGCGGTCGCGAACACGCAGGTACCGAACGCGTTCGCGACCGGGCGGAACAAGAAGAACGCGACCGTCGCGGTGACGACCGGTCTGCTGGAGAGCCTCGACGAGGACGAGCTGGACGGCGTGCTCGCCCACGAGCTCGCCCACGTGAAGAACCGCGACGTGATGGTGATGACCATCGCGTCGTTCCTCTCGACTATCGCCTTCTTCATCGTGCGGTGGGGCTGGCTGTTGGGCGGCGACAACCGGCAGGGTGCGCCCGTCATCGTGGCGATCCTCGTGTCGCTGGTCGTCTGGGTGATCTCGTTCCTGCTCATCCGCGCGCTCTCGCGGTACCGCGAGTACTCCGCCGACCGCGGCGCGGCGCTGATCACGGGCCAGCCCGGCGCGCTGGCCTCGGCGCTGATGACGATCGACGGTCGGATGGACAGGGTACCCGACGAAGACCTCCGTGAGGAGGCGGAGATGAACGCGTTCTTCATCATCCCGATCAAGGCCGGCTTCGTCGGCAAGATCGCCTCGACGCACCCCTCGACGGATAACCGTATCGAGCGGCTGCGTGAGATGGAAACAGAGCTGGAGACGGCCTGA
- a CDS encoding chemotaxis protein CheD codes for MTRSLSDDRSDDPPDRTRSDGNAVADAEPTSVTGGSEADDRGQIKVGVGELAVTTDDAVLTTSGLGSCVAVALVDDRAGVRGLLHAMLPASEGRTTAVSRPAKYVDTGVDSLIGALDDAGGDPRRLKARVAGGAEMLDLTDAVGPRNVERVGEVLDAAGVPIVASDVGDTVGRTVRFGPDGRLVIRAADGFERAI; via the coding sequence GTGACCCGCTCGCTCTCCGACGATCGGTCGGACGATCCGCCGGACCGAACGCGAAGCGACGGGAACGCGGTCGCCGACGCGGAGCCGACCTCCGTCACCGGCGGGTCGGAGGCCGACGACCGCGGTCAGATCAAGGTCGGCGTGGGCGAACTCGCGGTCACGACCGACGACGCGGTGCTGACGACCAGCGGGCTCGGCTCCTGTGTCGCGGTCGCCCTCGTCGACGACCGGGCGGGCGTTCGCGGGCTCCTCCACGCCATGTTGCCCGCGAGCGAGGGACGAACTACCGCGGTCTCGCGGCCGGCGAAGTACGTCGACACCGGAGTCGACTCGCTGATCGGGGCGCTTGACGACGCCGGCGGCGATCCCCGGCGCCTGAAGGCGCGGGTCGCCGGCGGCGCCGAGATGCTTGATCTCACCGACGCGGTCGGCCCGCGGAACGTGGAACGGGTCGGTGAGGTGCTTGACGCGGCGGGCGTGCCGATCGTCGCCAGCGACGTGGGAGACACGGTCGGACGGACCGTCAGGTTCGGCCCGGACGGGCGCCTCGTCATCCGGGCCGCGGACGGCTTCGAACGAGCGATCTGA
- the dpsA gene encoding DNA starvation/stationary phase protection protein DpsA, translated as MSTQKSTRQQAGTVDENALRLDAEKAEQIVEALNGDLANAYVLYHQLHKHHWNVEGAEFLEVHVFLQEVYEDVEAAADELAERLQAIGGVPHAGMTTLADEATVEPEDEDVYDVRTSLASDLEMMGDIIESYREHVALADGLGDYATSQTLREQLETLEEHAHHIEHYLEDDSLVVESATN; from the coding sequence ATGAGTACACAAAAGTCCACGCGCCAGCAGGCCGGGACCGTCGACGAGAACGCGTTGCGGCTGGACGCGGAGAAAGCGGAACAGATCGTCGAGGCGCTGAACGGCGACCTCGCGAACGCGTACGTCCTCTACCACCAGCTCCACAAACACCACTGGAACGTCGAGGGCGCGGAGTTCCTCGAAGTCCACGTGTTCCTTCAGGAGGTCTACGAGGACGTCGAGGCCGCCGCCGACGAGCTCGCGGAGCGGCTCCAAGCGATCGGCGGCGTGCCGCACGCGGGCATGACGACGCTGGCCGACGAGGCGACCGTCGAGCCGGAAGACGAGGACGTGTACGACGTGCGGACGTCGCTCGCGAGCGACCTAGAGATGATGGGGGACATCATCGAGAGCTACCGCGAACACGTCGCGCTCGCGGACGGACTCGGGGACTACGCGACGAGCCAGACGCTCCGCGAGCAGCTGGAGACGCTCGAAGAGCACGCCCACCACATCGAACACTACCTCGAAGACGACTCGCTCGTCGTCGAGTCCGCGACGAACTGA
- a CDS encoding type II/IV secretion system ATPase subunit has protein sequence MTEHGTAKPSDELRKAAMRRPHLREHLREFKQITGEFPQFIEEPKDEYESDRPNVIYPVGGPIYSHIHGDLGQDTKYYAIEPEVSGPQVEVLNEVKNRLLTASGQHTAPDNEAEYDDLIEELLEEVTHVDDSASGWRKGLSKLKNFGKLSVTEETYENIRYRLNRDIVGLGPLEPIMRDSANEDIHVIGPQECHVDHGTYGMLETTVDFGTPQEFDNWLRNMGERMGDPLSDSDPIVDSTLPDGSRINIIYSDDVSLKGSSLTIRQGDEVPLSINQITHWGTLSPQLSAYLWLCLENEQTVFVVGETASGKTTTLNAILSYIPDDSKIYTAEDTAEVIPPHNTWQQLLTREGGDEGSSDVDMFDLVAAALRSRPDYIIVGEVRGAEGRMAFQAAQTGHPVMLTFHASDIVSMIQRFTSEPINVPETFMDNADVALFQNRVKQGDDVLRRVTSVQEIEGYSKEMDGVVTREAFSWDPVEDEIVFQGMNNSYVLEEQIATLLGYADTRDIYDDLEFRAELIERMIQEGILGYHEVNDAINAFQRDGVEGLPFDMHRNTR, from the coding sequence ATGACCGAACACGGCACCGCCAAACCGTCCGACGAACTCCGGAAGGCCGCCATGCGGCGGCCCCACCTCCGGGAACACCTCCGCGAGTTCAAACAGATCACGGGGGAGTTCCCGCAGTTCATCGAGGAGCCGAAAGACGAGTACGAGTCCGACCGCCCGAACGTTATCTACCCCGTCGGCGGTCCCATCTACAGCCACATCCACGGCGACCTCGGGCAGGACACGAAGTACTACGCCATCGAGCCCGAGGTCAGCGGTCCGCAGGTGGAGGTGCTCAACGAGGTGAAAAACCGGCTGCTCACCGCCAGCGGCCAGCACACTGCCCCCGACAACGAGGCGGAGTACGACGACCTCATCGAGGAGTTGTTAGAGGAGGTGACCCACGTCGACGACTCGGCGAGCGGCTGGCGGAAGGGGCTCTCGAAGCTGAAGAACTTCGGGAAGCTGTCGGTCACCGAGGAGACCTACGAGAACATCCGGTACCGGCTCAACCGCGACATCGTCGGACTCGGTCCCCTCGAACCGATCATGCGTGACTCGGCCAACGAGGACATCCACGTCATCGGTCCCCAGGAGTGTCACGTCGACCACGGCACCTACGGCATGCTGGAGACGACCGTCGACTTCGGCACGCCACAGGAGTTCGACAACTGGCTTCGGAACATGGGCGAGCGGATGGGCGACCCCCTCTCCGACTCCGACCCCATCGTCGACTCCACGCTGCCCGACGGGTCGCGTATCAACATCATCTACTCCGACGACGTCTCGCTGAAGGGGTCCTCACTCACGATCCGGCAGGGCGACGAGGTGCCGCTGTCGATCAACCAGATCACCCACTGGGGAACGCTCTCGCCGCAGCTCTCGGCGTACCTCTGGCTCTGTTTGGAGAACGAGCAGACGGTGTTCGTGGTCGGAGAGACGGCGTCCGGGAAGACGACGACGCTGAACGCGATACTGTCGTACATCCCGGACGACTCGAAGATTTACACCGCGGAGGACACCGCCGAGGTCATCCCGCCCCACAACACCTGGCAGCAGCTGTTGACCCGCGAGGGCGGGGACGAGGGCTCTTCCGACGTCGACATGTTCGATCTGGTCGCCGCCGCGTTGCGGTCGCGTCCGGACTACATCATCGTCGGAGAGGTTCGTGGTGCCGAGGGGCGCATGGCGTTCCAAGCGGCCCAGACGGGCCACCCGGTCATGCTGACGTTCCACGCGTCCGACATCGTCTCGATGATCCAGCGGTTCACCTCCGAGCCGATCAACGTCCCCGAGACGTTCATGGACAACGCCGACGTGGCGCTGTTCCAGAACCGCGTGAAGCAGGGCGACGACGTGCTCCGGCGCGTCACGAGCGTCCAGGAGATCGAGGGGTACTCCAAGGAGATGGACGGCGTCGTCACCCGCGAGGCGTTCAGCTGGGACCCCGTCGAAGACGAGATCGTCTTCCAGGGGATGAACAACTCCTACGTGTTAGAAGAGCAGATCGCGACGCTTCTGGGGTACGCTGACACCCGCGACATCTACGATGACCTGGAGTTCCGCGCGGAGCTGATAGAGCGGATGATCCAGGAGGGGATCTTGGGTTACCACGAGGTCAACGACGCGATCAACGCCTTCCAGCGCGACGGCGTCGAGGGGCTCCCCTTCGACATGCACCGGAACACGAGGTAG
- a CDS encoding NAD(P)-dependent oxidoreductase: METVLVTGGRGASGRWVVDRLAGDYEVVVVDYDHPGLDVDPAPHVSFRAADLAQRGEALDAVSAVDPDAVVHWAAIPVAGTHPEGRVFKNNALAAKNVLDAAGRADARIVQASSDGAYGFFFADPTPLPDELPITEGHPLRPEDPYGLSKVTAEAAAGAVARRRDVPAVSVRPSWIQYPGEYACRADEYVSDLDAGAGNFWSYVDARDVADLVAAALAETRGPDSPVEPGAHEAVNCVAADNALGRPLLDLLREVYGDVPDNCAVDEGSDRTGYAVAKAERLFGWTPTRSWREAAAADVAAPTLFER; this comes from the coding sequence ATGGAGACAGTCCTCGTCACCGGCGGCCGCGGCGCCTCCGGGCGCTGGGTCGTCGACCGGCTCGCGGGCGACTACGAGGTCGTCGTCGTCGACTACGACCACCCGGGACTCGACGTCGACCCCGCTCCGCACGTCTCGTTCCGCGCGGCCGACCTCGCGCAGCGGGGCGAGGCGCTCGACGCCGTGAGCGCCGTCGACCCCGACGCCGTCGTCCATTGGGCCGCGATCCCGGTCGCCGGCACCCACCCCGAGGGGCGGGTGTTCAAGAACAACGCGCTCGCCGCCAAGAACGTCCTCGACGCCGCCGGCCGCGCCGACGCCCGGATCGTCCAAGCCTCCAGCGACGGCGCCTACGGCTTCTTTTTCGCCGACCCCACGCCGCTCCCCGACGAGCTGCCGATCACCGAAGGCCACCCGCTCCGGCCCGAAGACCCGTACGGGCTCTCGAAGGTGACCGCGGAGGCGGCGGCGGGCGCGGTCGCACGTCGCCGCGACGTGCCCGCGGTCTCGGTCCGCCCGTCGTGGATCCAGTACCCCGGCGAGTACGCCTGCCGCGCCGACGAGTACGTCAGTGACCTCGACGCCGGCGCCGGTAACTTCTGGTCGTACGTCGACGCCCGGGACGTGGCCGACCTCGTCGCGGCCGCGCTCGCGGAGACGCGCGGACCCGATTCGCCCGTCGAACCCGGTGCTCACGAGGCGGTCAACTGCGTCGCCGCGGACAACGCGCTCGGGCGTCCCCTGCTCGACCTCCTTCGGGAGGTGTACGGCGACGTTCCCGACAACTGCGCGGTCGACGAGGGCAGCGACCGGACCGGCTACGCGGTCGCGAAGGCAGAGCGGCTGTTCGGCTGGACGCCGACGCGGTCGTGGCGCGAGGCGGCAGCGGCCGACGTCGCGGCGCCGACGCTATTCGAGCGATAG
- the flaJ gene encoding archaellar assembly protein FlaJ, whose protein sequence is MAVKEMGDGLATAARLTSEVMESYDQLDISKRKYVGFVLLPAVLIFLASVVGLVALPLPIAARIPIPMFGGLVLFAAVIYPKIYLSSLETKIDNQLHLVMTHMTVLSTTNIDRMEVFRTLAKEEEYGVAAEEIDRVVHLVDTWNQSLDDACRRRAQEVPSDAMADFFDRLGYTMGAGQSLQEFLVSEQDVMLAQYETRYESALSNLEVMKDLYMSMILSMTFALVFAIVLPILTGNDPTATVAAVIVLFVFVQLGFYAMIRATSPYDPIWYHPDERAPGDLKLWTSLIGGGGLSFVIIGITAAGMFGHGPGLPGLLFFLDDVRLPLYLAVPISPLIITGVVLRSEEQAISARDGEFPSFVRALGATESAKQSTTTDVLTTLRDKNFGELSESIERLYRRLNMRISTEGAWRAFTRDTRSYLIQKFSEMYLVGRRMGGDPKMLGELISQNMNAVNQLREQRRQAAMTFIGLLYGITAAATFAFFIGLEIVAILADLTADFGLEEMDIGQIVYPGAYDIPLIEYLLLVVVLFNAALSSQMIRRIDGGNPANGYIHFVLLTWLGAVTAIATRTLVNALLSV, encoded by the coding sequence ATGGCTGTAAAGGAGATGGGCGACGGGCTCGCGACGGCCGCGCGGCTGACCTCCGAGGTCATGGAGTCGTACGACCAGCTCGACATCTCCAAGCGGAAGTACGTCGGTTTCGTGTTGCTGCCGGCCGTGCTCATCTTCCTCGCGAGCGTCGTCGGGCTGGTCGCGCTTCCCCTCCCGATCGCCGCCCGGATACCGATCCCGATGTTCGGTGGGCTCGTGCTGTTCGCGGCCGTCATCTACCCGAAGATCTACCTCTCCAGCCTGGAGACGAAGATCGACAACCAGCTACACCTCGTGATGACGCACATGACGGTGTTGTCGACGACGAACATCGACCGCATGGAGGTGTTCCGGACGCTGGCGAAAGAGGAGGAGTACGGCGTCGCGGCCGAGGAGATCGACCGCGTCGTCCACCTCGTCGACACGTGGAACCAGAGCCTCGACGACGCGTGTCGCCGTCGGGCACAGGAGGTCCCCTCCGACGCGATGGCCGACTTCTTCGACCGGCTCGGGTACACGATGGGCGCGGGGCAGTCGCTACAGGAGTTCCTCGTCTCCGAGCAGGACGTGATGCTCGCGCAGTACGAGACCCGCTACGAGTCCGCGCTCTCGAACCTGGAGGTGATGAAGGACCTGTACATGTCGATGATCCTCTCGATGACGTTCGCCTTGGTGTTCGCCATCGTGCTCCCGATCCTCACCGGTAACGACCCGACCGCGACGGTGGCGGCCGTCATCGTGCTGTTCGTGTTCGTCCAACTGGGCTTCTACGCGATGATCCGCGCGACGTCGCCGTACGACCCGATCTGGTACCATCCGGACGAGCGCGCCCCCGGCGACCTGAAGCTGTGGACATCGCTGATCGGCGGCGGCGGACTCTCTTTCGTGATCATCGGGATCACGGCCGCCGGAATGTTCGGACACGGTCCCGGCCTACCCGGACTCCTCTTTTTCCTCGACGACGTCCGACTGCCGCTGTACCTCGCGGTTCCCATCTCGCCGCTCATTATCACCGGGGTGGTCCTCCGGAGCGAGGAGCAGGCGATCTCCGCCCGCGACGGCGAGTTCCCGTCGTTCGTGCGCGCGCTCGGGGCGACGGAGAGCGCGAAGCAGTCGACGACGACCGACGTGCTGACGACGCTCCGCGACAAGAACTTCGGCGAGCTCTCCGAGTCGATAGAACGGCTCTACCGCCGGCTCAACATGCGGATCAGCACCGAAGGTGCGTGGCGAGCGTTCACTCGTGACACGCGCTCGTACCTCATTCAGAAGTTCTCCGAGATGTACCTCGTCGGCCGGCGGATGGGCGGCGACCCGAAGATGCTGGGCGAGCTGATCTCGCAGAACATGAACGCGGTCAACCAGCTCCGCGAGCAGCGCCGGCAGGCGGCGATGACGTTCATCGGGCTGCTGTACGGGATCACGGCGGCGGCGACGTTCGCCTTCTTCATCGGGCTGGAGATCGTCGCGATCTTAGCCGACCTGACCGCCGACTTCGGACTCGAAGAGATGGACATCGGCCAGATCGTCTATCCAGGCGCCTACGACATCCCGCTCATCGAGTACCTGCTGCTCGTCGTCGTCCTCTTCAACGCGGCGCTCTCTTCGCAGATGATCCGCCGGATCGACGGCGGGAACCCCGCGAACGGCTACATCCACTTCGTGTTGCTGACGTGGCTGGGCGCTGTGACCGCCATCGCGACGCGGACGCTGGTCAACGCGCTCCTGTCGGTCTAG
- a CDS encoding FlaD/FlaE family flagellar protein — protein sequence MGLELPVWGAPTAAWAVATLGLVGASVLDRFLDDDGSDDDGSGGMDGDDDPFGGMDGGGGMGGGGGMGGGGGGGGGGGGGGGGGGDDFDDFDGMDEWDDEFDDGGGGGGGGGGGGAATDELENRLDELENEVASLSSTVSTVRSENEEISNAVDDIEEDVRNLLDIYEMVTRGINPFVDDGGGFDSVAGGGEGSFGIFDDEEGGEEEDLDEDVASADADGFFDDDLLDEEETDGFDDDGDDDDDFEDLDGDDDGFEDLDENDDDDFEDLDDDFDELDDDSTDDAASETETAEDGDDMNDDGKSFNELKEEYDSGEADWAEEGDDGADDDPFEDGDDSFADPGDETDSFDDGTADEGFGGDDLGGVEDDGFDEPADPEPAGGAPEPKPAGGADPAPDRRPGGDPAEASGGFEYVGEDDLSGENGRGKPYLTELPGDYVGDLLVMEWLEFLVSESDVTDAVRAINYYERIEWIGPDAAARLRDFLSGFGTIDRNLVDRPGTDRLVREHHTRSLRYVTQLNGTNSHTVLLDRWDDLAGGSLVGGSPPTGGRRGGRRGGRADSGRDGRGRPNRPDRDGRDGRSDRPPADRNGHDASGRGDAPDARERRTNGADHDDATDRGDARSRTEPDRRDGHRDDRRDRNGSTRPMNDPNPRSDRADPADGGWGDGR from the coding sequence ATGGGCCTCGAACTACCGGTGTGGGGAGCTCCAACCGCCGCCTGGGCAGTCGCCACGCTGGGGCTCGTCGGTGCGAGCGTCCTCGACAGGTTCCTCGACGACGACGGATCCGACGACGACGGTTCCGGTGGTATGGACGGCGACGACGACCCCTTCGGCGGCATGGACGGCGGCGGAGGGATGGGCGGCGGTGGAGGGATGGGCGGTGGCGGCGGTGGCGGCGGTGGCGGTGGCGGCGGTGGCGGCGGTGGCGGCGACGATTTCGACGACTTCGACGGGATGGACGAGTGGGACGACGAGTTCGACGACGGCGGCGGTGGCGGTGGCGGTGGCGGCGGCGGCGGTGCCGCCACCGACGAGCTGGAAAACCGGCTCGACGAGCTGGAAAACGAGGTCGCCTCGCTCTCCTCGACCGTCTCGACGGTCCGCTCGGAGAACGAGGAGATCTCGAACGCGGTCGACGACATCGAGGAGGATGTCCGCAACCTCCTCGACATCTACGAGATGGTCACCCGCGGTATCAACCCGTTCGTCGACGACGGCGGCGGCTTCGACAGCGTCGCCGGCGGCGGCGAGGGGTCGTTCGGCATCTTCGACGACGAGGAGGGCGGCGAGGAGGAGGACCTCGACGAGGATGTCGCGAGCGCGGACGCGGACGGGTTCTTCGACGACGACCTCCTCGACGAGGAGGAGACGGACGGCTTCGACGACGACGGGGACGACGACGACGACTTCGAGGACCTCGACGGGGACGACGACGGGTTTGAGGATCTCGACGAGAACGATGACGACGACTTCGAGGACCTCGACGACGACTTCGACGAACTGGACGACGACAGCACGGACGACGCCGCGTCCGAGACCGAAACGGCGGAGGACGGAGACGACATGAACGACGATGGAAAGAGTTTCAACGAATTGAAAGAAGAGTACGACTCCGGGGAGGCCGACTGGGCCGAGGAGGGCGACGACGGCGCGGACGACGACCCGTTCGAGGACGGGGACGACTCGTTTGCCGACCCCGGCGACGAAACCGACTCGTTCGACGACGGGACCGCCGACGAGGGCTTCGGCGGCGACGACCTCGGCGGCGTCGAGGACGACGGCTTCGACGAACCGGCAGACCCGGAACCGGCCGGCGGCGCACCCGAGCCCAAACCGGCCGGCGGCGCCGACCCCGCGCCCGACCGACGCCCCGGCGGCGACCCCGCCGAGGCGTCCGGCGGCTTCGAGTACGTCGGCGAGGACGACCTCTCGGGGGAGAACGGCCGCGGCAAGCCGTACCTCACCGAGTTGCCGGGCGACTACGTGGGCGACCTCCTCGTGATGGAGTGGCTGGAGTTCCTCGTCTCCGAGAGCGACGTCACCGACGCGGTGCGCGCGATAAACTACTACGAGCGGATCGAGTGGATCGGTCCCGACGCCGCGGCGCGGCTCCGGGACTTTCTCTCCGGGTTCGGCACGATCGACCGCAACCTCGTCGACCGGCCGGGCACCGACCGACTCGTCCGCGAACACCACACCCGCAGCCTCCGGTACGTGACCCAGCTCAACGGTACCAACAGCCACACGGTACTGTTGGACCGCTGGGACGACCTCGCCGGCGGTTCGCTGGTCGGGGGCTCCCCGCCGACCGGCGGGCGTCGCGGCGGCCGGCGCGGCGGCCGAGCCGATTCCGGTCGCGACGGCCGCGGCCGTCCCAACCGCCCCGACCGTGACGGACGAGACGGCCGGAGCGACCGGCCGCCCGCGGACCGGAACGGCCACGACGCGTCCGGGCGCGGCGACGCGCCCGACGCACGCGAGCGACGAACGAACGGCGCGGACCACGACGACGCGACGGACCGCGGCGACGCGCGGTCCCGGACGGAGCCGGACCGCCGGGACGGTCACCGCGACGACCGACGCGACCGGAACGGTTCCACGCGACCGATGAACGACCCGAATCCCCGTTCCGACCGCGCCGACCCGGCCGACGGAGGGTGGGGAGATGGGCGTTAG
- a CDS encoding TIGR00296 family protein: MSEAQTVQLSYDDGARAVELAREAVESFVQHGQREQPGSMREAFYARTGAFVRIQSTRGRGCLRGCAGAWETSDQLGHAIVEAAIKAASDDSCGSEVEPKELDNITVSVFVVSNTVLTNEPLEDLEIGTHGVAVDSGNAHGWLYPTVPVENGWSGAEFLSRACRKAKISSTAWQEEDTMVTLIEGQVFRERADGGAVEEL; this comes from the coding sequence ATGTCCGAGGCTCAGACCGTTCAGCTGTCGTACGACGACGGTGCACGAGCGGTCGAACTCGCGCGGGAGGCGGTCGAGTCGTTCGTCCAACACGGACAACGCGAACAGCCTGGAAGCATGCGCGAGGCGTTCTACGCCCGCACCGGGGCCTTCGTTCGCATCCAGTCGACCCGGGGGCGCGGCTGCCTCCGCGGCTGCGCCGGCGCGTGGGAGACCTCAGACCAGCTCGGCCACGCCATCGTCGAGGCCGCCATTAAGGCGGCCTCGGACGACTCCTGCGGCTCCGAGGTGGAACCGAAGGAGCTGGACAATATCACCGTTTCGGTGTTCGTCGTCTCGAACACCGTCCTCACGAACGAGCCGCTCGAAGACCTCGAAATCGGCACCCACGGCGTCGCTGTCGACAGCGGTAACGCCCACGGCTGGCTCTACCCGACGGTCCCCGTCGAGAACGGCTGGTCCGGCGCCGAGTTCCTCTCGCGCGCCTGCCGGAAGGCGAAGATCAGCTCGACCGCTTGGCAGGAGGAGGACACGATGGTGACGCTCATCGAGGGCCAGGTGTTCCGAGAGCGCGCCGACGGCGGCGCCGTCGAGGAGCTGTAG